The following proteins are encoded in a genomic region of Drosophila willistoni isolate 14030-0811.24 chromosome 2L unlocalized genomic scaffold, UCI_dwil_1.1 Seg196, whole genome shotgun sequence:
- the LOC6640155 gene encoding uncharacterized protein LOC6640155 isoform X4: protein MWFRLNNIGGNASNGDRDSTPTNTTDDAPSPEMSKFQKFRRSSFRRKTQTPKLEKMTKKDGIVPTNEQTSPNVIKPQRPQRKRNKSPPIFYKVEPKSNLQLNELVEEESELMERKDLSKTPPVQFKSNLEMKSESSESSDSDSSSENDDSNNVAVMQRGLKLSRSKTSMLLTDRKYKNNRIEKSSSKSKVNDSIPLGHSLSRSRSSRKMLATNSKNGNNSHIKLRKDLSRDKLAATEPAEHQKNTQVHSTLNLQAIVKFVMNNKKLLASDDFSLIRGKSSLTKRRTNPIALKFSLRSAEPQTTGVVAVAPQDCDAAKTDKNVMLLKSSKLKASPLSPLNTEKSKSTNELDGVGNEVQKSRKSSPSLTSRVAAKISSKKHKSLQNVQSTIPDTFRQLSGERVSSSTSIVRQPSDRRPDANISLRSNGNASSNTSALNSSDLQSSYHAGQNANDSINASGGGPSFSADLSNAGMGSGALSNSLVGAVGAAGIAESNASDAPDKKDARKERYQHKSAPVSVNRSESYKERLSSKRSRSNRRKTSDPSLSSRPNDDQPDLGLSNANYTASSNSSLSSGGGAGSESPSTSMEQVAGGSIPGAGGATAGNLHQHPHLLIQQHAYQHSQQDSFQSSVGSSSASNTSFWNSGHQMPPPPLQRQWNFESDDEDDLNEADWSSMVAAEMLAALTDAEKKRQEIINEIYQTERNHVRTLKLLDRLFFLPLYESGLLPHEHLLLLFPPALLSLRELHGNFEQKLKLRRVEHNHVVTHIGDLLADMFDGQSGEVLREYAAQFCARQQIALEGLKEKRHKDEQLQKLLKKSESHKACRRLELKDLLPTVLQRLTKYPLLFENLHKVTIRVVPENKSEAEAIQRALESSKEILVEVNKAVKTAEDAHKLQNIQRKLDRSSYDKDKDERKLDLTQHRLIHDGNLTMKKNPSILLHGLLFENMIVLLTKQDDKYLLKNLHTPGVNNKPVSPIMNIDSETLVRQEAADKNSFFLIKTKTSQMLELRAPSSSECKTWFKHISDAAAHQYKPRPKNSANSHDTTVDEPSSGNLPHSHTKESSLDLTPDRVQPMAATATMTTTPLAPLLPIATVTPAPIASSNSSYDGGVQLRSTRRDSTPSDNVSYYNITDKQRLSHQEAGSSGLGSSSVSRSMSIRSCGESNNNYADNDADHNGVILRHTQSARESNNSNASEPRGDERISSYGLVGGHSKRDSASIVCSNNSNNTRTLLMQSPLVDPAAIQISISPAHTAEPVLTPGERLRRLDSSIRDGLLEKQKIICDIFRLPVEHFNEIVDIAMMPEAPKDSADIALAAYDQVQMLTKILNEYMRVTPEQEVSAVSTAVCSHCHEKEKHRKIVSHSPSPPPLPPPNKQHAQAQAQPQIPLSRMMPKLHTHSVDDVAIHEDDDGYCEIDELRLPAITTKSSSTTDSKSTPTATPLAPLKSSESSAGISNSASNAFLTTENVSVEPVDNSQNEEIKNDSATEIAKNNEERESETAPASAVVQAEEQKVENIKDTDIESKKQEEITKSVTETPLPDTDEAAKANDSNAEVKISDVYETMAALNKAHATISMIDNSTQTAQSLQVSTIQAQTQTISEKTISPSAVIGLGGGSSCGPNRIQHASSLEPSVPCHALSSIVGVLNEQISLLLPKINERDMERERLRKENQHLRELLSAMHERKQVDAIKETPTDIMTILQAADAEFEDDLDSISNTSLTPTPTPIPTTPPISASKKQKSGGNAVEE, encoded by the exons TATCGGCGGCAATGCTTCCAATGGGGATCGAGATTCTACGCCGACCAACACTACTGACGATGCCCCCTCACCTGAAAtgtcaaaatttcaaaaattccGGCGTTCCAGTTTTCGACGTAAAACCCAAACGCCCAAATTGGAAAAGATGACCAAAAAGGATGGAATTGTGCCAACAAACGAACAAACCTCTCCAAATGTGATAAAGCCACAAAGGCCTCAACGTAAACGTAATAAATCGCCACCCATTTTCTATAAAGTAGAGCCAAAGTCCAATTTGCAACTAAACGAACTAGTCGAAGAGGAGAGTGAATTGATGGAGCGAAAGGACTTGAGCAAAACTCCACCTGTTCAATTTAAGAGCAACTTGGAGATGAAATCAGAAAGCAGTGAATCCAGCGATAGTGATTCTTCTTCGGAAAACGATGACTCCAATAATGTGGCCGTAATGCAGCGTGGCCTAAAGCTTTCGCGAAGTAAAACAAGTATGCTGCTCACAGATCGCAAATACAAGAACAATCGCATTGAGAAAAGCTCCTCAAAAAGCAAAGTGAATGACTCCATACCGCTGGGACATAGCTTAAGTCGGTCACGTAGTTCACGGAAAATGTTGGCCACCAATTCAAAAAACGGGAACAACTCCCACATTAAGCTAAGAAAAGACTTATCCAGAGATAAATTGGCTGCCACGGAACCAGCTGAACATCAGAAAAACACTCAGGTCCATTCTACTCTGAATTTGCAAGCGATTGTTAAATTTGTTAtgaataacaaaaaacttttagCATCAGATGATTTTTCTCTAATAAGGGGAAAGTCCTCGCTGACAAAGAGACGAACAAATCCAATTGCTTTGAAATTTTCATTGCGTAGTGCAGAACCGCAAACGACTGGAGTTGTTGCAGTTGCCCCTCAAGATTGTGATGCCGCCAAGACGGATAAGAATGTGATGCTTTTAAAAAGTTCCAAACTAAAAGCATCTCCTCTTAGCCCTCTAAACACTGAGAAATCAAAATCTACTAATGAATTGGATGGCGTTGGGAATGAAGTACAAAAATCAAGAAAGTCATCTCCTTCCCTTACGTCGAGAGTTGCTGCTAAGATTAGTTCGAAGAAGCATAAATCTTTGCAAAATGTTCAATCCACAATACCAGACACTTTTCGGCAATTAAGTGGCG AACGCGTCTCGTCGTCTACATCGATTGTGCGTCAACCTTCAGACCGTAGACCAGATGCCAACATTTCATTGCGCTCTAATGGCAACGCATCATCAAATACTTCGGCGCTTAATAGCAGTGATTTGCAAAGTTCATATCATGCTGGACAAAATGCCAACGATAGTATTAATGCAAGCGGTGGTGGTCCCAGCTTCTCAGCGGACCTTTCCAATGCTGGCATGGGCTCAGGAGCCCTGTCCAATAGTTTGGTAGGAGCTGTCGGTGCCGCTGGCATTGCTGAATCAAATGCATCAGATGCTCCAGATAAAAAAGATGCTCGAAAAGAGCG TTATCAGCATAAAAGCGCACCAGTTTCTGTGAATCGATCTGAATCGTATAAGGAACGTTTGTCAAGTAAACGGAGTCGTAGTAATCGCCGCAAGACCTCGGATCCCAGTTTATCGTCACGTCCCAA cgATGATCAACCGGACTTGGGTCTCTCCAATGCCAACTATACAGCAAGTTCGAATTCTAGTCTCTCATCGGGCGGTGGTGCTGGCTCTGAAAGTCCAAGCACTTCGATGGAACAAGTGGCTGGAGGAAGTATACCAGGAGCCGGTGGCGCCACGGCTGGCAACCTGCATCAACATCCACATTTGCTAATACAGCAACATGCTTATCAGCATAGTCAGCAGGATTCCTTTCAGAGTAGTGTGGGTAGCAGTAGTGCTAGCAACACAAGCTTTTGGAACTCCGGTCACCAgatgccgccgccgccactgcAAAGGCAATGGAACTTTGAAAGTGACGATGAGGACGATCTCAATGAAGCCGATTGGAGTTCAATGGTGGCTGCTGAAATGTTAGCTGCTCTGACCGATGCAGAAAAGAAACGTCAAGAAATTATTAATG aAATCTACCAGACAGAGCGCAATCATGTACGCACCCTCAAGCTATTGGACCGACTATTCTTTTTGCCACTCTATGAGAGCGGATTACTTCCACACGAGCATCTCTTGTTATTATTCCCACCTGCATTGCTTTCGCTGCGTGAATTGCATGGCAACTTtgagcaaaaattaaaattgcgtCGAGTTGAGCACAATCATGTGGTGACTCATATTGGCGATCTATTGGCCGACATGTTTGATGGCCAATCTGGAGAAGTGCTTCGTGAATACGCCGCACAGTTTTGTGCTCGTCAACAGATCGCACTGGAGGGGCTTAAGGAGAAACGTCACAAGGATGAGCAATTGCAGAAGTTGCTTAAGAAATCCGAATCGCACAAGGCTTGCCGACGTCTCGAATTAAAGGATTTGTTGCCCACTGTATTGCAGCGTCTAACAAAGTATCCTTTACTATTCGAGAATTTACATAAAGTTACAATTCGTGTGGTACCTGAAAATAAATCTGAAGCGGAAGCAATACAACGAGCCTTGGAATCTTCAAAAGAAATACTGGTCGAGGTGAACAAGGCTGTAAAAACGGCAGAGGATGCTCACAA ATTGCAGAATATACAGCGCAAATTGGATAGATCCTCATACGATAAGGATAAGGATGAACGAAAGCTGGATTTAACACAACATCGCCTTATACACGATGGCAATttgacaatgaaaaagaatccCAGCATACTACTTCATGGCTTACTATTTGAAAATATGATTGTATTGCTTACCAAACAG GatgataaatatttgttgaaaaaTCTGCATACGCCGGGTGTGAATAATAAACCTGTTAGTCCAATCATGAATATTGATTCGGAGACTTTAGTGCGCCAGGAAGCCGCtgataaaaattcatttttccTAATCAAAACAAAGACATCACAAATGTTAGAGTTGCGAGCCCCAAGCAGTTCAGAATGTAAAAC ATGGTTTAAGCATATTTCGGATGCAGCAGCGCATCAGTATAAGCCACGTCCAAAGAACTCAGCCAACAGTCATGATACAACAGTCGATGAGCCATCTTCAGGTAATCTACCGCACTCACACACGAAGGAGTCGTCGCTGGATCTAACACCGGATCGCGTTCAGCCAATGGCAGCCACAGCAACAATGACAACAACGCCATTGGCGCCTCTTTTGCCCATTGCTACAGTGACGCCGGCGCCTATTGCCAGCAGCAATAGCAGTTATGACGGCGGCGTACAGCTGCGAAGCACTCGCCGAGATTCAACTCCAAGTGACAATGTCAGCTATTACAATATCACGGATAAACAACGTTTGAGCCATCAAGAGGCAGGCTCATCCGGTTTGGGCTCATCATCTGTCAGCCGATCCATGTCAATACGAAGCTGCGGTGAATCCAACAATAACTATGCGGATAATGACGCAGATCATAATGGCGTTATTTTGCGCCATACACAATCGGCACGTGAATCGAACAACTCGAATGCCTCGGAGCCCCGTGGAGATGAACGCATTTCAAGCTATGGACTTGTCGGTGGTCATTCGAAACGCGACAGTGCCAGCATTGTGTGCTCCAACAATTCCAATAATACGCGTACCTTACTCATGCAGTCGCCTCTGGTGGATCCCGCAGCCATTCAAATAAGTATTAGTCCAGCTCATACTGCGGAGCCGGTGCTGACACCGGGTGAACGGTTACGACGCTTGGACTCCTCCATACGCGATGGTTTAttggagaaacaaaaaattatttgcgATATCTTCCGTTTGCCAGTTGAGCATTTCAATGAGATTGTCGACATTGCTATGATGCCGGAAGCTCCTAAAGATAGCGCCGACATAGCATTAGCTGCCTACGACCAGGTCCAGATGTTAACGAAAATCTTGAACGAATACATGCGCGTTACCCCGGAACAGGAGGTTTCGGCTGTATCAACGGCGGTCTGTAGTCACTGTCACGAGAAGGAAAAGCATCGGAAAATTGTTTCGCATTCACCGTCGCCACCGCCCCTGCCGCCACCAAACAAACAACATGCTCAGGCTCAGGCCCAACCGCAAATTCCTTTGTCACGGATGATGCCCAAACTGCATACACATAGTGTTGATGATGTGGCTATTCATGAAGATGATGACGGTTATTGTGAAATCGATGAATTGCGACTACCAGCTATAACAACAAAGTCATCATCAACAACGGATTCGAAATCTACTCCTACAGCTACACCATTGGCTCCCTTGAAATCTTCCGAATCTTCAGCTGGAATATCGAATAGTGCTTCCAACGCATTCTTGACCACTGAAAATGTGTCTGTGGAGCCAGTAGATAATTCTCAAAATGAAGAGATCAAGAATGATTCAGCTACAGAAATTGCGAAGAATAACGAGGAAAGAGAATCAGAAACAGCTCCAGCATCAGCTGTTGTTCAAGCCGAGGAACAAAAAGTGGAAAACATAAAGGATACAGATATTGAATCTAAAAAGCAAGAAGAAATCACAAAGAGTGTAACCGAAACTCCTTTGCCGGATACTGACGAAGCAGCTAAAGCAAATGACTCTAACGCGGAAGTTAAAATAAGTGATGTTTACGAAACTATG GCTGCACTTAACAAAGCTCATGCCACTATTTCAATGATTGACAATTCCACGCAGACAGCACAGTCGCTTCAAGTATCCACAATCCAGGCACAAACTCAAACTATCAGTGAGAAAACTATAAGCCCATCGGCAGTCATCGGATTGGGGGGAGGAAGCAGTTGTGGTCCAAACCGCATACAGCATGCCAGCTCATTGGAGCCTAGTGTACCCTGTCATGCACTCAGCAGCATTGTTGGCGTACTGAATGAGCAAATTTCCTTGCTCTTG CCCAAAATCAATGAGCGCGACATGGAAAGAGAGCGCCTGCGTAAGGAAAACCAACACCTGCGCGAGCTATTGAGTGCAATGCATGAACGTAAGCAAGTTGATGCGATAAAA GAAACTCCAACTGACATTATGACTATACTGCAGGCAGCAGACGCAGAATTTGAGGATGATCTGGACTCCATATCCAATACGTCACTGACACCAACGCCCACTCCGATACCAACTACTCCACCAATTAGTGCCAGCAAGAAACAGAAATCCGGCGGCAATGCAGTGGAAGagtaa